In the Carassius auratus strain Wakin chromosome 50, ASM336829v1, whole genome shotgun sequence genome, one interval contains:
- the pyurf gene encoding protein preY, mitochondrial isoform X1, with the protein MSHALRTLATGVFSVQRSVTVLSLLRPVSAVKIRGQQRSRSDGVKDRETQPFDESLLEFLVCPLSKKPLRYDERSNELINEELGIAYPIIDGIPNMIPQDARMIHKSKATENPSES; encoded by the exons ATGTCTCATGCTTTGCGGACACTCGCCACTGGAGTGTTTAGCGTGCAGAGATCTGTGACCGTCCTGTCACTCTTGCGTCCGGTGAGCGCCGTGAAGATCCGCGGACAACAGCGGAGCCGCAGCGACGGAGTCAAGGACAGAGAGACTCAGCCGTTTGACGAGTCCCTCCTTGAGTTCCTTGTGTGTCCACTGTCCAAAAAACCTCTGAG GTATGATGAAAGGAGCAACGAATTAATAAATGAAGAGCTTGGTATTGCATATCCCATCATCGATGGCATTCCTAACATGATCCCACAAGATGCAAGAATGATCCATAAGAGCAAAGCAACTGAAAACCCCTCTGAATCTTGA
- the pyurf gene encoding protein preY, mitochondrial isoform X2 has protein sequence MFFSLSTVTVLVPLISLSGLFYSAAMDDNFPQGCTSASSVCFYSLLLPVTIPVYVFFHLWKWMGIKLFRHN, from the coding sequence ATGTTTTTCTCCTTGTCTACAGTGACTGTTCTTGTTCCACTGATATCATTGTCTGGACTGTTTTACTCGGCAGCCATGGATGACAATTTCCCTCAAGGCTGCACGAGTGCAAGCAGTGTGTGTTTCTACAGCCTGCTGTTGCCAGTAACAATTCCCGTTTATGTTTTCTTTCACCTTTGGAAGTGGATGGGTATCAAGCTGTTTAGACACAATTAA
- the LOC113066736 gene encoding uncharacterized protein LOC113066736 has protein sequence MASLPAMKNIPSVENAFKASKKHKNKKRKKEKKDKSKKCVPDFLLHDGCHEPVFTQMQDTKKRKKPKKKTKPKEDFQKPKLNKQLKQPEDMHQIQPVIYISPDQETPYSTEKDCYTSVKPKKRVIFNLPPELSQAAKTNDEEFRKMGQSKQFVGESSLESNTAEEMNSQDLFITQKSFLDPYLEISSTSSCSQATTVKEPESRSCRLTAEATTQTENFFTLPAISTSLRFQEQNASKTPEEPVDLSLPNRTRRMHGPKQSAVDSAKPTKLKISDTSSEDGDTVPKAKGDLLQLKVIQTRLNESFFFKVKGEDSPKPMCPLMKLTESVEKKIKK, from the coding sequence ATGGCTTCTCTCCCAGCAATGAAGAATATCCCCAGTGTTGAAAATGCCTTTAAAGCATCcaagaaacacaaaaacaagaaaaggaaaaaggaaaaaaaggataAGAGCAAAAAGTGTGTGCCTGACTTTTTGTTGCATGATGGCTGCCATGAGCCAGTGTTTACACAAATGCAAGAcaccaagaaaagaaaaaagccaaagaagaaaacaaaaccgAAGGAAGACTTTCAGAAacctaaattaaataaacagcttAAACAACCGGAAGATATGCACCAAATTCAGCCTGTTATCTACATCTCCCCTGATCAGGAGACACCATATTCAACCGAGAAGGATTGTTATACAAGCGTGAAACCCAAAAAGAGAGTAATTTTCAACTTGCCACCTGAGCTGAGCCAAGCTGCAAAGACAAATGATGAAGAATTCAGAAAGATGGGCCAAAGCAAGCAGTTTGTTGGTGAAAGCAGCTTGGAATCCAACACAGCTGAAGAAATGAACAGCCAAGATCTGTTTATTACACAGAAATCATTCCTGGATCCATATTTGGAGATCTCCAGCACCTCAAGCTGCAGTCAGGCCACTACCGTGAAGGAACCAGAGAGTCGCTCATGTAGGTTGACAGCTGAAGCAACAACTCAAACCGAAAACTTCTTTACCTTACCAGCAATCTCCACCTCTCTCAGATTTCAGGAGCAGAACGCGTCCAAAACTCCAGAGGAACCGGTAGACCTGAGCCTGCCGAACAGAACAAGACGAATGCACGGCCCAAAACAATCTGCTGTAGATTCTGCAAAACCAACCAAGCTTAAGATATCAGACACGTCGAGTGAAGACGGCGATACAGTGCCCAAAGCCAAAGGTGATCTGCTCCAGCTGAAGGTCATCCAGACCCGCTTGAATGAGTCTTTCTTTTTTAAGGTGAAGGGTGAAGATTCACCCAAGCCCATGTGCCCTTTGATGAAGCTCACGGAAAGCGTTGAGAAAAAGATAAAGAAGTGA
- the LOC113066739 gene encoding BTB/POZ domain-containing protein 10-like isoform X2, whose translation MAGHSISYDSHSDWDQQTACPSRRLCRHLSGQPRGAQLEGELVKMSLHGASGGGPLDHPRERRRSGDRSRDSSHDRGEGQLTPCIRNVTSPIRQHLSDCSSRSTSPRPQKACTSSLFYGSPQSKTHSSDMIYMCENVKEGARSLRTAERITLIVDHTRFVVDPSIFTAQPNTMLGRMFGSGREHNFTRPNEKGEYEVAEGISSTVFRAILDYYKSGIIRCPDGISIPELREACDYLCIAFDCSTIKCRDLSALMHELSNDGARRQFECYLEEMVLPLMVASAQSGERECHVVVLTDDDVVDWDEEYPPQMGEEYSQIIYSTKLYRFFKYIENRDVAKSVLKERGLKKIRLGIEGYPTYKEKVKKRPGGRPEVIYNYVQRPFIRMSWEKEEGKSRHVDFQCVKSKSITNLAAAAADIPHDQLVEMHPGPQVDELDILPSLPQPSHQYDPDPDASSPAI comes from the exons ATGGCAGGACATTCCATCTCCTATGACAGCCATTCAGATTGGGATCAACAGACAGCATGTCCATCTAGGAGACTCTGCAGACACTTAAG TGGTCAGCCGCGTGGAGCTCAGCTGGAAGGTGAGCTGGTGAAAATGAGCCTGCACGGAGCCAGCGGAGGAGGACCCCTGGACCACCCCAGGGAGAGACGGCGCTCTGGGGATCGCTCTAGGGATTCTTCACACGACAGAGGCGAAGGACAGCTGACCCCCTGCATCAGGAACGTCACCTCACCCATACGCCAGCACCTCAGCG ACTGCTCGTCGCGCTCCACGAGTCCCAGGCCTCAGAAAGCATGCACCTCCAGCCTGTTCTATGGCAGCCCTCAAAGTAAAACCCACAGCTCCGACATGATCTACATGTGTGAAAATGTTAAGGAGGGCGCTCGCAGTCTGAGGACTGCCGAAAGAATCACTCTGATTGTAGACCACACACGTTTTGTGGTCGACCCATCTATCTTCACTGCCCAACCCAACACCATGCTCGGCAG GATGTTCGGATCTGGACGGGAACACAACTTCACGCGTCCTAATGAAAAGGGAGAGTATGAGGTTGCTGAGGGAATCAGCTCCACCGTGTTCAGAGCCATTTTG GATTACTACAAATCGGGGATAATCCGTTGCCCTGATGGGATATCCATCCCGGAGCTGAGAGAGGCATGTGACTACCTTTGCATCGCCTTCGACTGCAGCACCATCAAGTGCAGAGACCTCA GTGCACTCATGCATGAGCTGTCTAATGATGGTGCCCGGCGGCAGTTCGAGTGCTATCTGGAGGAGATGGTGCTGCCCCTGATGGTGGCCAGCGCTCAGAGCGGAGAGAGGGAGTGTCACGTGGTGGTGCTGACTGACGACGATGTGGTGGACTGGGATGAGGAGTATCCACCGCAGATGGGAGAGGAATACTCACAGA TCATATACAGCACAAAACTATACCGCTTCTTCAAATATATTGAAAACCGAGACGTGGCCAAGTCGGTTCTGAAGGAGAGAGGACTGAAGAAAATACGATTAGGCATTGAAG GTTACCCAACCTACAAAGAGAAAGTAAAGAAGCGACCTGGTGGACGTCCTGAGGTCATTTACAACTATGTCCAGCGGCCCTTCATCCGTATGTCATGGGAGAAAGAGGAAGGCAAAAGCCGACACGTGGACTTCCAGTGCGTGAAAAGCAAGTCGATCACCAACCTGGCCGCAGCTGCCGCGGACATCCCTCATGACCAGCTGGTGGAGATGCACCCCGGGCCTCAGGTGGACGAACTAGACATCCTCCCCAGCCTCCCCCAGCCCAGCCACCAGTATGACCCTGATCCCGATGCCTCATCCCCAGCCATttga
- the LOC113066739 gene encoding BTB/POZ domain-containing protein 10-like isoform X1 has protein sequence MPEDVKSSGKPLLCEAARVLCAFIHQLLPCCFVLKRGGGQPRGAQLEGELVKMSLHGASGGGPLDHPRERRRSGDRSRDSSHDRGEGQLTPCIRNVTSPIRQHLSDCSSRSTSPRPQKACTSSLFYGSPQSKTHSSDMIYMCENVKEGARSLRTAERITLIVDHTRFVVDPSIFTAQPNTMLGRMFGSGREHNFTRPNEKGEYEVAEGISSTVFRAILDYYKSGIIRCPDGISIPELREACDYLCIAFDCSTIKCRDLSALMHELSNDGARRQFECYLEEMVLPLMVASAQSGERECHVVVLTDDDVVDWDEEYPPQMGEEYSQIIYSTKLYRFFKYIENRDVAKSVLKERGLKKIRLGIEGYPTYKEKVKKRPGGRPEVIYNYVQRPFIRMSWEKEEGKSRHVDFQCVKSKSITNLAAAAADIPHDQLVEMHPGPQVDELDILPSLPQPSHQYDPDPDASSPAI, from the exons ATGCCCGAGGATGTTAAGTCGTCTGGCAAGCCCTTGTTGTGCGAAGCAGCGCGCGTTCTTTGTGCGTTCATTCATCAGCTGCTGCCCTGCTGCTTTGTTTTAAAGAGAGGCGG TGGTCAGCCGCGTGGAGCTCAGCTGGAAGGTGAGCTGGTGAAAATGAGCCTGCACGGAGCCAGCGGAGGAGGACCCCTGGACCACCCCAGGGAGAGACGGCGCTCTGGGGATCGCTCTAGGGATTCTTCACACGACAGAGGCGAAGGACAGCTGACCCCCTGCATCAGGAACGTCACCTCACCCATACGCCAGCACCTCAGCG ACTGCTCGTCGCGCTCCACGAGTCCCAGGCCTCAGAAAGCATGCACCTCCAGCCTGTTCTATGGCAGCCCTCAAAGTAAAACCCACAGCTCCGACATGATCTACATGTGTGAAAATGTTAAGGAGGGCGCTCGCAGTCTGAGGACTGCCGAAAGAATCACTCTGATTGTAGACCACACACGTTTTGTGGTCGACCCATCTATCTTCACTGCCCAACCCAACACCATGCTCGGCAG GATGTTCGGATCTGGACGGGAACACAACTTCACGCGTCCTAATGAAAAGGGAGAGTATGAGGTTGCTGAGGGAATCAGCTCCACCGTGTTCAGAGCCATTTTG GATTACTACAAATCGGGGATAATCCGTTGCCCTGATGGGATATCCATCCCGGAGCTGAGAGAGGCATGTGACTACCTTTGCATCGCCTTCGACTGCAGCACCATCAAGTGCAGAGACCTCA GTGCACTCATGCATGAGCTGTCTAATGATGGTGCCCGGCGGCAGTTCGAGTGCTATCTGGAGGAGATGGTGCTGCCCCTGATGGTGGCCAGCGCTCAGAGCGGAGAGAGGGAGTGTCACGTGGTGGTGCTGACTGACGACGATGTGGTGGACTGGGATGAGGAGTATCCACCGCAGATGGGAGAGGAATACTCACAGA TCATATACAGCACAAAACTATACCGCTTCTTCAAATATATTGAAAACCGAGACGTGGCCAAGTCGGTTCTGAAGGAGAGAGGACTGAAGAAAATACGATTAGGCATTGAAG GTTACCCAACCTACAAAGAGAAAGTAAAGAAGCGACCTGGTGGACGTCCTGAGGTCATTTACAACTATGTCCAGCGGCCCTTCATCCGTATGTCATGGGAGAAAGAGGAAGGCAAAAGCCGACACGTGGACTTCCAGTGCGTGAAAAGCAAGTCGATCACCAACCTGGCCGCAGCTGCCGCGGACATCCCTCATGACCAGCTGGTGGAGATGCACCCCGGGCCTCAGGTGGACGAACTAGACATCCTCCCCAGCCTCCCCCAGCCCAGCCACCAGTATGACCCTGATCCCGATGCCTCATCCCCAGCCATttga